One stretch of Maylandia zebra isolate NMK-2024a linkage group LG13, Mzebra_GT3a, whole genome shotgun sequence DNA includes these proteins:
- the prorsd1 gene encoding prolyl-tRNA synthetase associated domain-containing protein 1, whose protein sequence is MSEDLRAQLEKHLQTLHIQTRCVEHPPVFTVEEMMPHLQGVNGAVTKNLFLKDKKKKGLWLVSARHDRQVNLNDLAKKLGVGSGNLRFADEAAMLEKLKVGQGCATALALLFDQDRSVKFVLDRDLVEGGHEMVYFHPMTNAATMGLRPDDLLRFLKETGHEPILESFE, encoded by the exons ATGTCGGAGGACCTGCGCGCACAGCTGGAGAAACATCTGcagactttacacatccagACGAGATGCGTGGAGCACCCGCCG gtGTTCACGGTGGAGGAGATGATGCCTCACCTGCAGGGCGTGAATGGCGCCGTCACCAAGAACCTGTTCTTgaaagacaagaagaagaaggggcTTTGGCTGGTGTCGGCCCGCCATGACCGCCAG GTGAACCTTAATGACCTCGCCAAGAAGCTTGGTGTCGGGAGTGGAAATCTGCGCTTCGCAGATGAGGCAGCCATGTTGGAAAAGCTGAAG GTGGGTCAGGGATGTGCGACGGCTCTTGCTCTGCTCTTCGATCAGGATCGCAGCGTGAAGTTCGTCTTGGACCGGGACCTGGTGGAAGGAGGCCACGAGATGGTCTACTTCCACCCGATGACCAACGCTGCCACCATGGGGCTCAGACCGGACGACCTGCTGCGCTTCCTCAAGGAAACGGGACACGAGCCAATCCTGGAGTCCTTCGAGTAA